The Astatotilapia calliptera chromosome 17, fAstCal1.2, whole genome shotgun sequence genome has a segment encoding these proteins:
- the shank3b gene encoding SH3 and multiple ankyrin repeat domains protein 3 isoform X10: protein MPLSPAADTKHDRPRQQAVTNGNPAGSVVARDDEGEDTPTGNSIVVRIGIPDLQQTKCLRLDPELPVWTSKQRVLVTLTQSLSDVLNYGLFQPAFNGRAGKFLDEERLLKEYPLPPITPIPYLEFRYKRRVYTQSYVDDKQLAKLHTKANLKRFMEHVHQKNVEKVSKWLEKGLDPNFHDSDTGECPLTLAVQLEESCELIKVLRNGGAHLDFRTRDGITALHRAVLCRNSAALTTLLDLGASPDYKDSRGLTPLYHSAMVGGAPYCCELLLQDHATIGMTDENGWQEIHQACRYGNVQHLEHLLFYGADMSSQNASGNTALHLCALYNQDSCARVLLFRGANKDIKNYNNQTAFQVAIIAGNFDLAEIIKIHKTSDVVPFRETPSYTKRRRMGLTRTTAGNGLSSPRSLIRSASDNALESPASSPGPSLQSLETHHDTHTHSLRRHTRRLSPSGGGHVETSPPSSPPPTPQMRKRRLYSAVPGRTFIATRSHVPQGTGEIQLHRGERVKVLSIGEGGFWEGSVKGRTGWFPADCVEEVQMRQYDPRLETREDRTKRLFRHYTVGSYDNYTSYSDYVIEEKTAVLQKRESEGFGFVLRGAKAETPIEEFAPTPAFPALQYLESVDQGGVAWRAGLRTGDFLIEVNGTNVVKVGHRQVVSLIRQGGSRLLMKVVSVSRKSETNLIRKKAPPPPKRAPSTSLTLRSKSMTADLEEIARRRRFEKLDEMLAGSQQEVVLRGRPSDDFRAATVKQRPTSRRITQAEINSLFERQGLVPPSAPEKSTMPLPRGMSRTKSFGTPDDDRITALINESRFPRSSSLTDSFIPPPPQTAPPPPPSASSTSSLFILDSGPPPSFLPPPPPARGDGLTRSSFKPGAEPRLQELSDSPTRSHTHAERQRKARSMIILQDTPPPLQPDAHGAPATHTLHTATHTATHTLHTATHTSTLSLHSTSPALGHSPLSRRRGRAIENPYANVGQQAPPTKPQRRKSPLLKQLPVEEQGLGIKDHDSSKEGGGPSSPSRAELYQQQVLSERARVQGRRSSLFLSVEGAGSENQAPPLLTQSHSMDDLGELPPPAPVLSPSPTPHTFLHPLTGKPLDPSSPLALALAARERALTARTPSPEPRTKHASGSTTPIPTPAASPEGRHKRTPITTPQSSPEPRSKRTTPQTSPEQRTKRTTPQTSPELRHKRITPPLFPDGQVERPETEGGVTSPAAPSPERWRPSPLPPLANEAHSPLIDRRRSLTVGSSEEEGGAYTVTLPPALLSSSDEETREELRRIGLVTPPPGFSSPPAAPPPSSLTLLPRRGGEGGGGESGPESLGRRGDEEEGGDERLHDSSSSPSSLPPSITLASPPAPSSPSSPPATHPSPSSAAVSPSGLKPRLRSPIGRGRSALRDPLLKQSSDSELLPSAASSSSPSSPLCSSPTSGGGRQPRYLFQRRSKLWGGGDQDRRGLSPEEGGGRPAALGGQGSGSAVDLTSRSASALELSGRAGSGLDLANRLQLLNKDSHSLGEEPSPLDPGRRSPVGGARLFSSLGELHTISQRGYGASYTVRPGSRYPVTRRSPSPSPSPSDRSVGLPSTTAPCSERPDLSSGRGLTILKSSSLSLPSEPKEVRFVMRSASARTRSRSPSPSPHASPCPSPVLSGPLLSLRPWRQRPLNLWNKYDVGDWLESVGLAEHRQRFQDHEIEGSHLPALTKEDYVELGVTRLGHRINIERALRQLLDGST, encoded by the exons ATGCCTCTGAGTCCGGCTGCTGACACCAAACATGATCGCCCGCGGCAACAGGCGGTTACAAACGGCAACCCGGCAGGCTCTGTTGTTGCCAGGGACGACGAGGGAGAGGACACGCCCACTGGGAACAGCATCGTCGTCCGCATCGGCATCCCGGACCTGCAGCAGACg AAGTGTTTGCGGTTGGACCCAGAGTTACCAGTTTGGACCAGTAAGCAGAGGGTTCTGGTGACGTTGACTCAGTCTCTGTCGGATGTTTTGAACTATGGTCTCTTCCAGCCGGCGTTCAACGGCCGAGCCGGAAAGTTTCTGGACGAGGAGCGGCTGCTGAAGGAGTATCCTCTCCCGCCCATCACACCCATCCCGTACCTGGAG TTTCGTTACAAGAGGAGAGTTTACACCCAGAGTTACGTGGATGACAAGCAGCTGGCAAAGCTGCATACCAAG GCCAATCTGAAGCGCTTCATGGAACATGTTCACCAGAAGAATGTGGAGAAGGTCTCCAAGTGGTTGGAAAAAGGCCTCGATCCCAACTTTCACGACTCTGACACGGGAG AGTGTCCTCTGACTCTGGCCGTGCAGCTGGAGGAGAGCTGCGAGCTGATTAAAGTTCTTCGCAATGGAGGAGCTCACCTGGACTTCAGGACCAGGGACGGCATCACTGCCCTTCACCGGGCCGTCCTCTGCAGAAACAGCGCCGCCCTCACC ACTCTGCTGGACCTCGGGGCATCTCCAGACTACAAGGACAGCAGAGGCCTCACTCCGCTCTATCACTCGGCCATGGTGGGCGGCGCCCCCTACTgctgtgagctgctgctgcaggaccACGCCACCATCG GGATGACAGATGAGAACGGGTGGCAGGAAATCCATcag GCATGTCGCTATGGCAACGTGCAGCACTTGGAGCACCTGCTGTTCTATGGCGCTGACATGAGTTCCCAGAATGCATCAGGAAACACTGCACTGCACCTCTGCGCTCTGTACaaccag GATAGTTGTGCCCGAGTGTTGCTGTTCAGAGGAGCCAACAAGGACATCAAGAACTACAACAACCAGACGGCCTTTCAG gtggcAATCATTGCCGGGAATTTTGATCTGGCAGAAATCATAAAAATCCACAAAACGTCTGACGTTG TTCCCTTCAGAGAAACTCCCTCCTATACCAAGCGCCGCCGCATGGGCTTGACCCGGACAACAGCTGGAAACGGCCTGTCATCTCCTCGCTCCCTGATTCGCTCAGCCAGTGACAATGCCTTGGAAAGCCCTGCCTCCTCACCTGGCCCCTCCCTTCAAAGCCTGGAGACGCACCacgacacgcacacacactcgctaCGCCGACACACACGCCGACTCAG TCCAAGTGGGGGAGGTCATGTGGAGACCagccctccctcctctcctcccccgACCCCacagatgaggaagaggaggctgtATAGCGCCGTCCCGGGACGCACCTTCATCGCCACCCGGTCCCACGTCCCTCAGGGGACTGGAGAGATCCAGCTGCACCGAGGAGAGCGGGTCAAAG TTCTCTCTATCGGTGAAGGAGGATTCTGGGAAGGAAGCGTTAAAGGCCGAACCGGCTGGTTTCCTGCCGACTGTGTGGAAGAAGTCCAGATGAGACAATACGACCCAAGACTGG AGACGCGAGAGGACCGCACCAAGAGACTGTTCAGACACTACACTGTAGGATCCTACGACAACTACACCTCCTACAG CGATTATGTGATCGAGGAGAAGACAGCCGTGCTGCAGAAGAGGGAGAGCGAAGGATTTGGCTTCGTCCTCAGAGGAGCTAAAG CTGAGACGCCCATTGAGGAGTTCGCTCCAACCCCGGCGTTTCCCGCCCTTCAGTACCTGGAGTCAGTTGACCAAGGGGGCGTGGCATGGAGGGCGGGGCTACGGACCGGAGACTTTCTCATTGAG GTGAACGGTACCAACGTGGTGAAGGTGGGTCATCGGCAGGTCGTCTCTCTAATCCGGCAGGGAGGAAGTCGCCTCCTGATGAAAGTCGTCTCAGTTTCCAGGAAATCTGAAACCAACCTGATCAGGAAAAAAG CACCGCCCCCTCCAAAACGAGCCCCCAGCACCTCCCTGACCCTGCGATCCAAGTCCATGACGGCTGACCTGGAGGAGatag CCAGGAGGAGACGCTTCG AGAAACTGGATGAGATGTTGGCCGGAAGTCAACAGGAAGTCGTCTTGAGGGGCCGCCCATCAGATGACTTCAGGGCGGCGACGGTGAAGCAGAGGCCAACCAGCCGGCGTATCACACAGGCAGAGATCAAT TCGCTGTTTGAGCGTCAGGGTCTGGTGCCCCCTTCAGCTCCAGAGAAGAGCACCATGCCTTTACCCAGAGGGATGTCCAGAACCAAGAGTTTTG GCACACCGGACGACGACAGAATCACAGCTCTGATCAATGAAAGTCGGTTTCCACGGAGCTCTTCGCTGACAGACAGCTtcatccctcctcctcctcagacaGCACCGCCTCCTCCACCCTCTGCATCCTCTACCTCCTCGCTCTTCATACTCGACTCTGGCCCTCCTCCctcttttctccctcctcctcctccagcacgAGGAGATGGACTGACCCGCTCTAGTTTCAAGCCAGGGGCAGAGCCAAGGCTTCAGGAGCTTTCAGATTCACCAACGAGGAGCCACACCCACGCCGAGCGGCAGAGGAAAGCAAGGTCCATGATCATCCTGCAGGACACGCCTCCACCACTGCAGCCTGATGCTCACGGTGCCCCTGCTACTCACACACTTCACACCGCCACACACACCGCCACACACACGCTTCACACCGCGACACACACATCTACGCTATCTCTGCACAGCACTAGCCCCGCCCTTGGCCACTCACCTCTGTCGCGACGTCGGGGAAGAGCAATAGAAAACCCCTATGCTAATGTGGGACAACAGGCTCCGCCTACCAAACCCCAGAGGAGGAAGTCACCATTACTGAAACAACTTCCTGTTGAAGAGCAGG GTCTTGGGATCAAAGATCACGATTCATCCAAAGAAGGAGGTGGACCCAGCAGCCCCAGCAGGGCTGAGCTGTACCAGCAGCAGGTTCTTTCAGAGCGTGCTCGAGTTCAGGGTCGCCGGTCGTCTCTCTTCTTGTCAGTGGAGGGAGCGGGGTCCGAAAATCAGGCACCGCCTCTTCTGACGCAGAGCCACTCGATGGATGACCTCGGCGAGCTTCCCCCTCCAGCTCCGGTCCTGTCACCTTCACCGACGCCTCATACCTTCCTCCACCCACTGACAGGGAAACCTCTAG ACCCGTCCTCTCCACTCGCCCTGGCACTTGCTGCAAGAGAACGAGCGCTCACCGCCCGCACACCGAGCCCTGAGCCTCGAACTAAACACGCTTCTGGCTCCACCACACCAATCCCCACCCCGGCTGCCAGTCCTGAGGGCAGACACAAGCGAACGCCCATCACCACCCCACAAAGCAGTCCTGAGCCACGATCCAAGCGCACCACTCCTCAGACAAGCCCTGAGCAGCGGACCAAACGCACCACTCCCCAAACGAGTCCTGAGTTAAGGCATAAACGCATAACCCCACCCCTTTTCCCAGATGGACAAGTTGAGCGCCCAGAAACAGAGGGAGGAGTGACATCACCTGCCGCACCCTCCCCTGAGCGCTGGAGACCCTCCCCTTTGCCACCACTGGCCAATGAGGCTCATTCTCCTCTGATTGATAGACGTAGAAGCCTCACAGTTGGCAGttcagaggaggagggaggggctTACACAGTGACACTCCCACCTGCCTTGTTATCATCCAGCGATGAGGAAACTAGGGAGGAGCTGCGTAGAATTGGTCTGGTGACTCCCCCTCCTGGCTTTAGCAGccctcctgctgctcctcccCCATCCTCTCTCACCTTGTTGCCACGACGAggtggagagggagggggaggagagagTGGTCCTGAATCTTTGGGTAGACGAGGAGATGAGGAGGAAGGAGGTGATGAAAGGCTTCATGACAGCTCGTCTTCCCCAAGCTCCCTTCCACCCTCCATCACCCTGgcttctcctcctgctccatCTTCCCCATCTTCCCCACCCGCTACTCACCCATCTCCTTCATCCGCCGCCGTTTCCCCATCAGGTTTGAAGCCTCGCCTTCGTTCACCTATCGGTCGAGGACGTTCTGCACTCCGGGACCCCCTATTAAAGCAGTCGTCAGACAGTGAGCTCCTCCcatctgctgcatcatcatcctccccctcctccccactTTGCTCCTCTCCCACCAGTGGCGGAGGCCGACAGCCACGCTATTTGTTTCAAAGGAGGTCTAAGTTGTGGGGGGGTGGGGATCAAGATCGACGGGGCCTCAGTCCAGAGGAAGGGGGGGGGCGTCCAGCAGCCTTGGGAGGCCAGGGATCCGGCTCAGCTGTGGATCTAACAAGCCGGTCAGCTTCTGCACTAGAGCTAAGCGGCAGAGCGGGGTCTGGACTGGATCTAGCCAATCGGCTACAGCTGCTCAACAAAGATAGCCACTCTCTGGGGGAGGAGCCAAGCCCCCTCGATCCAGGTCGAAGGTCACCAGTAGGAGGTGCCAG GTTGTTCTCCAGTCTCGGTGAACTTCACACCATCTCCCAGAGAGGATATGGCGCCTCCTATACAGTCCGACCTGGAAGTCGCTACCCTGTCACTCGCCGGAGCCCTTCTCCTTCTCCCTCGCCCTCTGATAGGTCAGTGGGACTCCCCTCCACTACCGCCCCCTGCTCTGAAAGGCCAGATCTGAGCTCAGGTCGCGGTCTAACCATCCTAAAGTCCTCCAGTCTCAGCCTCCCCTCAGAACCAAAGGAGGTTCGGTTTGTGATGCGAAGCGCCAGTGCACGAACCAGATCCCGTTCCCCTTCCCCTTCACCCCATGCCTCGCCCTGCCCCTCCCCGGTCCTCAGTGGGCCCTTGTTGTCCCTACGACCATGGAGGCAGCGGCCCCTCAACTTGTGGAATAAATACGATGTGGGTGACTGGCTGGAGAGCGTGGGTCTGGCCGAACACCGCCAGCGCTTCCAGGACCACGAGATTGAAGGCTCCCATCTCCCTGCCCTCACCAAAGAGGACTACGTGGAGCTGGGAGTCACCAGGCTGGGACACCGGATCAACATTGAGAGGGCACTCCGACAGCTGCTGGATGGTTCCACTTGA
- the shank3b gene encoding SH3 and multiple ankyrin repeat domains protein 3 isoform X11: MPLSPAADTKHDRPRQQAVTNGNPAGSVVARDDEGEDTPTGNSIVVRIGIPDLQQTKCLRLDPELPVWTSKQRVLVTLTQSLSDVLNYGLFQPAFNGRAGKFLDEERLLKEYPLPPITPIPYLEFRYKRRVYTQSYVDDKQLAKLHTKANLKRFMEHVHQKNVEKVSKWLEKGLDPNFHDSDTGECPLTLAVQLEESCELIKVLRNGGAHLDFRTRDGITALHRAVLCRNSAALTTLLDLGASPDYKDSRGLTPLYHSAMVGGAPYCCELLLQDHATIGMTDENGWQEIHQACRYGNVQHLEHLLFYGADMSSQNASGNTALHLCALYNQDSCARVLLFRGANKDIKNYNNQTAFQVAIIAGNFDLAEIIKIHKTSDVVPFRETPSYTKRRRMGLTRTTAGNGLSSPRSLIRSASDNALESPASSPGPSLQSLETHHDTHTHSLRRHTRRLSPSGGGHVETSPPSSPPPTPQMRKRRLYSAVPGRTFIATRSHVPQGTGEIQLHRGERVKVLSIGEGGFWEGSVKGRTGWFPADCVEEVQMRQYDPRLETREDRTKRLFRHYTVGSYDNYTSYSDYVIEEKTAVLQKRESEGFGFVLRGAKAETPIEEFAPTPAFPALQYLESVDQGGVAWRAGLRTGDFLIEVNGTNVVKVGHRQVVSLIRQGGSRLLMKVVSVSRKSETNLIRKKAPPPPKRAPSTSLTLRSKSMTADLEEIEKLDEMLAGSQQEVVLRGRPSDDFRAATVKQRPTSRRITQAEINSLFERQGLVPPSAPEKSTMPLPRGMSRTKSFGTPDDDRITALINESRFPRSSSLTDSFIPPPPQTAPPPPPSASSTSSLFILDSGPPPSFLPPPPPARGDGLTRSSFKPGAEPRLQELSDSPTRSHTHAERQRKARSMIILQDTPPPLQPDAHGAPATHTLHTATHTATHTLHTATHTSTLSLHSTSPALGHSPLSRRRGRAIENPYANVGQQAPPTKPQRRKSPLLKQLPVEEQGLGIKDHDSSKEGGGPSSPSRAELYQQQVLSERARVQGRRSSLFLSVEGAGSENQAPPLLTQSHSMDDLGELPPPAPVLSPSPTPHTFLHPLTGKPLDPSSPLALALAARERALTARTPSPEPRTKHASGSTTPIPTPAASPEGRHKRTPITTPQSSPEPRSKRTTPQTSPEQRTKRTTPQTSPELRHKRITPPLFPDGQVERPETEGGVTSPAAPSPERWRPSPLPPLANEAHSPLIDRRRSLTVGSSEEEGGAYTVTLPPALLSSSDEETREELRRIGLVTPPPGFSSPPAAPPPSSLTLLPRRGGEGGGGESGPESLGRRGDEEEGGDERLHDSSSSPSSLPPSITLASPPAPSSPSSPPATHPSPSSAAVSPSGLKPRLRSPIGRGRSALRDPLLKQSSDSELLPSAASSSSPSSPLCSSPTSGGGRQPRYLFQRRSKLWGGGDQDRRGLSPEEGGGRPAALGGQGSGSAVDLTSRSASALELSGRAGSGLDLANRLQLLNKDSHSLGEEPSPLDPGRRSPVGGARCVDSGESKSLFSSLGELHTISQRGYGASYTVRPGSRYPVTRRSPSPSPSPSDRSVGLPSTTAPCSERPDLSSGRGLTILKSSSLSLPSEPKEVRFVMRSASARTRSRSPSPSPHASPCPSPVLSGPLLSLRPWRQRPLNLWNKYDVGDWLESVGLAEHRQRFQDHEIEGSHLPALTKEDYVELGVTRLGHRINIERALRQLLDGST, translated from the exons ATGCCTCTGAGTCCGGCTGCTGACACCAAACATGATCGCCCGCGGCAACAGGCGGTTACAAACGGCAACCCGGCAGGCTCTGTTGTTGCCAGGGACGACGAGGGAGAGGACACGCCCACTGGGAACAGCATCGTCGTCCGCATCGGCATCCCGGACCTGCAGCAGACg AAGTGTTTGCGGTTGGACCCAGAGTTACCAGTTTGGACCAGTAAGCAGAGGGTTCTGGTGACGTTGACTCAGTCTCTGTCGGATGTTTTGAACTATGGTCTCTTCCAGCCGGCGTTCAACGGCCGAGCCGGAAAGTTTCTGGACGAGGAGCGGCTGCTGAAGGAGTATCCTCTCCCGCCCATCACACCCATCCCGTACCTGGAG TTTCGTTACAAGAGGAGAGTTTACACCCAGAGTTACGTGGATGACAAGCAGCTGGCAAAGCTGCATACCAAG GCCAATCTGAAGCGCTTCATGGAACATGTTCACCAGAAGAATGTGGAGAAGGTCTCCAAGTGGTTGGAAAAAGGCCTCGATCCCAACTTTCACGACTCTGACACGGGAG AGTGTCCTCTGACTCTGGCCGTGCAGCTGGAGGAGAGCTGCGAGCTGATTAAAGTTCTTCGCAATGGAGGAGCTCACCTGGACTTCAGGACCAGGGACGGCATCACTGCCCTTCACCGGGCCGTCCTCTGCAGAAACAGCGCCGCCCTCACC ACTCTGCTGGACCTCGGGGCATCTCCAGACTACAAGGACAGCAGAGGCCTCACTCCGCTCTATCACTCGGCCATGGTGGGCGGCGCCCCCTACTgctgtgagctgctgctgcaggaccACGCCACCATCG GGATGACAGATGAGAACGGGTGGCAGGAAATCCATcag GCATGTCGCTATGGCAACGTGCAGCACTTGGAGCACCTGCTGTTCTATGGCGCTGACATGAGTTCCCAGAATGCATCAGGAAACACTGCACTGCACCTCTGCGCTCTGTACaaccag GATAGTTGTGCCCGAGTGTTGCTGTTCAGAGGAGCCAACAAGGACATCAAGAACTACAACAACCAGACGGCCTTTCAG gtggcAATCATTGCCGGGAATTTTGATCTGGCAGAAATCATAAAAATCCACAAAACGTCTGACGTTG TTCCCTTCAGAGAAACTCCCTCCTATACCAAGCGCCGCCGCATGGGCTTGACCCGGACAACAGCTGGAAACGGCCTGTCATCTCCTCGCTCCCTGATTCGCTCAGCCAGTGACAATGCCTTGGAAAGCCCTGCCTCCTCACCTGGCCCCTCCCTTCAAAGCCTGGAGACGCACCacgacacgcacacacactcgctaCGCCGACACACACGCCGACTCAG TCCAAGTGGGGGAGGTCATGTGGAGACCagccctccctcctctcctcccccgACCCCacagatgaggaagaggaggctgtATAGCGCCGTCCCGGGACGCACCTTCATCGCCACCCGGTCCCACGTCCCTCAGGGGACTGGAGAGATCCAGCTGCACCGAGGAGAGCGGGTCAAAG TTCTCTCTATCGGTGAAGGAGGATTCTGGGAAGGAAGCGTTAAAGGCCGAACCGGCTGGTTTCCTGCCGACTGTGTGGAAGAAGTCCAGATGAGACAATACGACCCAAGACTGG AGACGCGAGAGGACCGCACCAAGAGACTGTTCAGACACTACACTGTAGGATCCTACGACAACTACACCTCCTACAG CGATTATGTGATCGAGGAGAAGACAGCCGTGCTGCAGAAGAGGGAGAGCGAAGGATTTGGCTTCGTCCTCAGAGGAGCTAAAG CTGAGACGCCCATTGAGGAGTTCGCTCCAACCCCGGCGTTTCCCGCCCTTCAGTACCTGGAGTCAGTTGACCAAGGGGGCGTGGCATGGAGGGCGGGGCTACGGACCGGAGACTTTCTCATTGAG GTGAACGGTACCAACGTGGTGAAGGTGGGTCATCGGCAGGTCGTCTCTCTAATCCGGCAGGGAGGAAGTCGCCTCCTGATGAAAGTCGTCTCAGTTTCCAGGAAATCTGAAACCAACCTGATCAGGAAAAAAG CACCGCCCCCTCCAAAACGAGCCCCCAGCACCTCCCTGACCCTGCGATCCAAGTCCATGACGGCTGACCTGGAGGAGatag AGAAACTGGATGAGATGTTGGCCGGAAGTCAACAGGAAGTCGTCTTGAGGGGCCGCCCATCAGATGACTTCAGGGCGGCGACGGTGAAGCAGAGGCCAACCAGCCGGCGTATCACACAGGCAGAGATCAAT TCGCTGTTTGAGCGTCAGGGTCTGGTGCCCCCTTCAGCTCCAGAGAAGAGCACCATGCCTTTACCCAGAGGGATGTCCAGAACCAAGAGTTTTG GCACACCGGACGACGACAGAATCACAGCTCTGATCAATGAAAGTCGGTTTCCACGGAGCTCTTCGCTGACAGACAGCTtcatccctcctcctcctcagacaGCACCGCCTCCTCCACCCTCTGCATCCTCTACCTCCTCGCTCTTCATACTCGACTCTGGCCCTCCTCCctcttttctccctcctcctcctccagcacgAGGAGATGGACTGACCCGCTCTAGTTTCAAGCCAGGGGCAGAGCCAAGGCTTCAGGAGCTTTCAGATTCACCAACGAGGAGCCACACCCACGCCGAGCGGCAGAGGAAAGCAAGGTCCATGATCATCCTGCAGGACACGCCTCCACCACTGCAGCCTGATGCTCACGGTGCCCCTGCTACTCACACACTTCACACCGCCACACACACCGCCACACACACGCTTCACACCGCGACACACACATCTACGCTATCTCTGCACAGCACTAGCCCCGCCCTTGGCCACTCACCTCTGTCGCGACGTCGGGGAAGAGCAATAGAAAACCCCTATGCTAATGTGGGACAACAGGCTCCGCCTACCAAACCCCAGAGGAGGAAGTCACCATTACTGAAACAACTTCCTGTTGAAGAGCAGG GTCTTGGGATCAAAGATCACGATTCATCCAAAGAAGGAGGTGGACCCAGCAGCCCCAGCAGGGCTGAGCTGTACCAGCAGCAGGTTCTTTCAGAGCGTGCTCGAGTTCAGGGTCGCCGGTCGTCTCTCTTCTTGTCAGTGGAGGGAGCGGGGTCCGAAAATCAGGCACCGCCTCTTCTGACGCAGAGCCACTCGATGGATGACCTCGGCGAGCTTCCCCCTCCAGCTCCGGTCCTGTCACCTTCACCGACGCCTCATACCTTCCTCCACCCACTGACAGGGAAACCTCTAG ACCCGTCCTCTCCACTCGCCCTGGCACTTGCTGCAAGAGAACGAGCGCTCACCGCCCGCACACCGAGCCCTGAGCCTCGAACTAAACACGCTTCTGGCTCCACCACACCAATCCCCACCCCGGCTGCCAGTCCTGAGGGCAGACACAAGCGAACGCCCATCACCACCCCACAAAGCAGTCCTGAGCCACGATCCAAGCGCACCACTCCTCAGACAAGCCCTGAGCAGCGGACCAAACGCACCACTCCCCAAACGAGTCCTGAGTTAAGGCATAAACGCATAACCCCACCCCTTTTCCCAGATGGACAAGTTGAGCGCCCAGAAACAGAGGGAGGAGTGACATCACCTGCCGCACCCTCCCCTGAGCGCTGGAGACCCTCCCCTTTGCCACCACTGGCCAATGAGGCTCATTCTCCTCTGATTGATAGACGTAGAAGCCTCACAGTTGGCAGttcagaggaggagggaggggctTACACAGTGACACTCCCACCTGCCTTGTTATCATCCAGCGATGAGGAAACTAGGGAGGAGCTGCGTAGAATTGGTCTGGTGACTCCCCCTCCTGGCTTTAGCAGccctcctgctgctcctcccCCATCCTCTCTCACCTTGTTGCCACGACGAggtggagagggagggggaggagagagTGGTCCTGAATCTTTGGGTAGACGAGGAGATGAGGAGGAAGGAGGTGATGAAAGGCTTCATGACAGCTCGTCTTCCCCAAGCTCCCTTCCACCCTCCATCACCCTGgcttctcctcctgctccatCTTCCCCATCTTCCCCACCCGCTACTCACCCATCTCCTTCATCCGCCGCCGTTTCCCCATCAGGTTTGAAGCCTCGCCTTCGTTCACCTATCGGTCGAGGACGTTCTGCACTCCGGGACCCCCTATTAAAGCAGTCGTCAGACAGTGAGCTCCTCCcatctgctgcatcatcatcctccccctcctccccactTTGCTCCTCTCCCACCAGTGGCGGAGGCCGACAGCCACGCTATTTGTTTCAAAGGAGGTCTAAGTTGTGGGGGGGTGGGGATCAAGATCGACGGGGCCTCAGTCCAGAGGAAGGGGGGGGGCGTCCAGCAGCCTTGGGAGGCCAGGGATCCGGCTCAGCTGTGGATCTAACAAGCCGGTCAGCTTCTGCACTAGAGCTAAGCGGCAGAGCGGGGTCTGGACTGGATCTAGCCAATCGGCTACAGCTGCTCAACAAAGATAGCCACTCTCTGGGGGAGGAGCCAAGCCCCCTCGATCCAGGTCGAAGGTCACCAGTAGGAGGTGCCAG ATGTGTGGACAGTGGGGAGAGTAAATC GTTGTTCTCCAGTCTCGGTGAACTTCACACCATCTCCCAGAGAGGATATGGCGCCTCCTATACAGTCCGACCTGGAAGTCGCTACCCTGTCACTCGCCGGAGCCCTTCTCCTTCTCCCTCGCCCTCTGATAGGTCAGTGGGACTCCCCTCCACTACCGCCCCCTGCTCTGAAAGGCCAGATCTGAGCTCAGGTCGCGGTCTAACCATCCTAAAGTCCTCCAGTCTCAGCCTCCCCTCAGAACCAAAGGAGGTTCGGTTTGTGATGCGAAGCGCCAGTGCACGAACCAGATCCCGTTCCCCTTCCCCTTCACCCCATGCCTCGCCCTGCCCCTCCCCGGTCCTCAGTGGGCCCTTGTTGTCCCTACGACCATGGAGGCAGCGGCCCCTCAACTTGTGGAATAAATACGATGTGGGTGACTGGCTGGAGAGCGTGGGTCTGGCCGAACACCGCCAGCGCTTCCAGGACCACGAGATTGAAGGCTCCCATCTCCCTGCCCTCACCAAAGAGGACTACGTGGAGCTGGGAGTCACCAGGCTGGGACACCGGATCAACATTGAGAGGGCACTCCGACAGCTGCTGGATGGTTCCACTTGA